In Nitrospiria bacterium, the following proteins share a genomic window:
- a CDS encoding MFS transporter yields MKETFLIFKKLVRKGDLNAFFGLIVDNMTQLVIMASILVGVFGFPRDIVFYYMIPGSAVGVLIGDLIYSLMAVRLAQKTGRTDITAMPLGIDTPSLFAFTFGVVGPAYLATQDGWLAWKISMGVIVVVGLVKISGSFLGSSIRRSVPRAGLLGPIAGVALLLIAFLPSLKIFHSPLVGLISLIVILTCITGKIAFPFRLPAAFAGVLMGVGVYYFLFLFGFWQTPLPILHHLSALQPVFPFPTLGFLEGFPYLFSYLPLAIPFALVVLVGGIDVTESASASGDEYDTRAILLTDGFSTLMGGLCGGVVQTTPYIGHPAYKEMGGGVGYTFFTALFIGLGGVLGYLGLMVDLLPEAAVAPILVFIGLEIASQAFYATPRAHYKAVVISFLPIIASLVIIEMNSLLGHFGKTINDLKGEVMITYETLLILSNGFIISSLIWGGALSFIIDHRLKKAAFFFWVASLLTLFGVIHSPFPDGRMFFPWEQVLSTTVSLSGAYGLMGFFLLWLEGFHLKRGTLVPTQRTSN; encoded by the coding sequence TTGAAGGAAACGTTTTTAATTTTTAAAAAATTAGTCCGAAAAGGAGATCTGAACGCCTTTTTCGGTCTGATTGTTGATAATATGACCCAGTTGGTCATCATGGCCTCGATCCTGGTGGGTGTGTTTGGTTTTCCTCGGGACATTGTTTTTTATTATATGATTCCTGGATCAGCGGTGGGGGTTCTCATCGGGGATTTGATTTATAGCCTTATGGCCGTTCGACTTGCCCAAAAAACAGGCCGGACCGATATCACGGCCATGCCCTTGGGGATTGATACCCCCTCATTGTTTGCCTTTACCTTTGGGGTGGTGGGTCCGGCCTATTTGGCTACCCAGGACGGATGGCTGGCTTGGAAAATTTCCATGGGCGTTATCGTGGTGGTTGGGTTGGTGAAAATCTCAGGTTCTTTTTTAGGGTCTTCTATTCGGCGTTCCGTTCCCCGGGCTGGGCTTTTGGGACCCATTGCGGGGGTGGCCTTATTGTTAATTGCCTTTTTACCCTCCTTGAAAATTTTCCATTCCCCTTTGGTTGGTTTAATTTCCCTAATTGTTATTCTCACCTGTATCACCGGAAAAATTGCGTTCCCATTTCGTTTACCCGCTGCTTTCGCTGGGGTTTTGATGGGAGTTGGGGTTTATTATTTTCTTTTCTTGTTTGGGTTTTGGCAGACACCCCTCCCCATTCTTCACCATCTTTCGGCCTTACAACCCGTTTTTCCCTTTCCCACCCTTGGTTTTTTGGAAGGGTTTCCTTATCTTTTTTCTTACCTTCCCTTGGCTATTCCTTTTGCCTTGGTGGTGTTGGTGGGCGGTATTGATGTGACAGAAAGTGCCTCGGCCTCGGGGGACGAGTATGATACCCGGGCTATTTTGCTCACCGATGGATTTTCTACTTTAATGGGGGGTCTATGTGGAGGGGTAGTTCAAACCACCCCCTATATCGGCCACCCCGCCTATAAAGAAATGGGAGGGGGTGTGGGATATACTTTTTTTACGGCATTGTTTATCGGATTGGGTGGCGTTTTAGGTTATTTGGGCTTAATGGTGGATCTTTTGCCAGAAGCGGCGGTAGCGCCCATATTGGTTTTTATCGGGCTGGAAATTGCGTCGCAAGCTTTTTATGCGACTCCTCGAGCACACTACAAAGCGGTCGTCATTTCGTTTCTTCCTATTATTGCCAGCTTGGTAATAATTGAAATGAACAGCCTTTTAGGGCATTTTGGAAAAACCATTAATGATCTAAAGGGAGAGGTGATGATTACCTATGAAACCCTCCTGATTCTTTCCAACGGATTTATCATTTCTTCACTTATATGGGGAGGGGCACTCTCTTTCATTATCGACCACCGACTCAAAAAGGCGGCATTCTTTTTTTGGGTGGCATCTCTCCTCACCCTATTTGGGGTTATTCACTCACCCTTTCCGGATGGCCGAATGTTTTTTCCGTGGGAACAGGTATTGTCCACAACGGTGTCTTTAAGCGGGGCTTATGGATTAATGGGATTTTTTTTATTATGGTTAGAGGGTTTTCATTTAAAAAGAGGCACCCTTGTCCCGACACAACGAACGTCAAATTAA
- a CDS encoding PilZ domain-containing protein, with product MDQKDRRNSPRVPIIIEIQFSSNSPPITARITDVSERGVFIDTVNPLQSGDQVKFNFRLSNSPSEKPIDGEGTVVWNQQTVGMGIEFSQLSEENKKRLNDFIKNQG from the coding sequence ATGGACCAGAAAGACCGTCGAAACTCCCCTAGGGTTCCCATCATTATTGAAATTCAATTTTCCAGCAATAGTCCTCCCATTACCGCTCGCATAACCGACGTGAGCGAAAGAGGCGTTTTTATCGATACGGTCAATCCTCTTCAATCGGGAGATCAGGTCAAATTTAATTTTCGTTTATCCAATTCGCCTTCCGAAAAACCCATTGACGGCGAAGGAACCGTGGTCTGGAATCAACAGACGGTGGGAATGGGAATTGAGTTTTCCCAGCTTTCCGAAGAAAATAAAAAACGTTTAAATGATTTTATTAAGAATCAGGGGTAG
- a CDS encoding methyltransferase domain-containing protein, with the protein MDTKGVERVYSFYSGFYDLIFGKIFHKSRGKAIDLLEIDPGQNILEVGVGTGLSLPLYPRHCSITGIDLSRSMLNKGWQRVQKQNLSHVTLQKMDATRMDFPDNTFDSVFAAYVISTVPEPKIVVEEMVRVCKNGGKIVFLNHFKNGKKWISVFEKSVSPLCKRIGFRTDLDLGTILKDTPLVVNRKNKIHRFHFWRAVQCINQKENGKQIEKKEGSSKKLRTHSQNSSTSNTLDISQEYSPNPICPR; encoded by the coding sequence ATGGATACCAAAGGGGTTGAGAGGGTCTATTCCTTTTATTCTGGGTTCTACGATCTAATATTCGGAAAAATTTTTCATAAAAGCCGCGGAAAAGCCATTGATTTATTAGAGATCGATCCTGGACAGAACATTTTAGAAGTAGGGGTGGGAACCGGACTCTCTCTGCCTTTATACCCACGTCATTGCAGCATTACTGGAATTGATCTATCCCGATCCATGTTGAATAAAGGATGGCAGCGGGTTCAAAAGCAAAACCTCTCTCATGTCACCCTCCAAAAAATGGACGCCACCCGAATGGATTTTCCCGATAACACCTTTGATTCTGTTTTTGCAGCCTATGTCATCTCCACTGTTCCCGAACCTAAGATCGTTGTTGAAGAAATGGTTAGGGTTTGCAAAAACGGTGGAAAAATTGTTTTTTTGAACCACTTTAAAAATGGGAAAAAATGGATTTCCGTTTTTGAGAAAAGCGTTTCCCCGCTTTGCAAAAGAATCGGATTTCGAACCGACCTAGATTTAGGAACTATTCTGAAAGACACGCCCCTCGTGGTTAATCGAAAAAACAAAATTCACCGTTTCCATTTTTGGAGGGCGGTTCAATGTATCAACCAAAAAGAAAATGGAAAACAAATCGAGAAAAAAGAGGGCTCATCCAAAAAATTACGGACTCATTCCCAAAACAGTTCCACCTCCAATACCTTAGACATTTCGCAAGAATATTCACCGAACCCCATTTGTCCGCGTTAA
- a CDS encoding F0F1 ATP synthase subunit epsilon has protein sequence MAEKTFQFEVVSPSRVLVQEEVEFVLAPGAEGDFGVLVGHCPFITTLKIGPLVFRKNGTEQYMTVMGGFAEVTPTKMVVLAELAEKTEELDIERARKAQQESEKKRASAVTESEREEAQKSLDRSLVRQAVASKSQK, from the coding sequence ATGGCTGAAAAAACGTTTCAGTTTGAAGTGGTTTCCCCCAGCAGGGTTTTGGTCCAAGAAGAGGTGGAGTTTGTCCTTGCTCCCGGGGCTGAAGGCGATTTTGGTGTTTTGGTGGGGCATTGTCCCTTTATTACGACTCTAAAAATTGGGCCCCTCGTTTTCCGGAAAAACGGAACGGAGCAATATATGACGGTGATGGGAGGGTTTGCAGAAGTGACTCCAACCAAAATGGTGGTTTTGGCCGAGCTTGCCGAAAAAACCGAAGAACTGGATATTGAACGGGCGAGAAAGGCTCAGCAGGAATCCGAAAAAAAACGGGCCTCTGCGGTTACAGAATCTGAAAGAGAGGAGGCTCAGAAAAGTTTAGACCGATCCTTGGTTCGTCAGGCCGTGGCCTCTAAATCTCAAAAATAG
- the atpH gene encoding ATP synthase F1 subunit delta, with translation MFKDVLARRYSKAFFESQPSIEKSVKTFDDLETLASLFEESHAVRVFLLSPSFIPEEKIAFINQISEQNGWRDETKRFARLLIEKNRIRYIKEVVQALGQLIDQAQGRKRVKILTATPFNEEQTNRIRQRMREITGQEVEVSVDVDSSLIGGMLVQIGSRVFDGSVRGRLEALTDRLVKGA, from the coding sequence GTGTTTAAGGACGTTTTAGCAAGGCGTTATTCCAAAGCCTTTTTTGAAAGCCAGCCCTCAATTGAAAAATCCGTAAAGACTTTTGATGACCTCGAAACCCTGGCTTCGTTGTTTGAGGAATCTCACGCGGTTCGGGTTTTTTTGCTCAGCCCCAGTTTTATCCCGGAAGAGAAAATTGCCTTTATAAATCAAATTTCTGAGCAGAATGGGTGGCGGGACGAGACCAAAAGGTTTGCGCGGTTATTGATTGAAAAAAACCGTATTCGTTACATAAAAGAAGTGGTTCAGGCTTTAGGTCAGTTGATTGACCAAGCCCAAGGCCGCAAACGTGTCAAAATTTTAACGGCAACGCCTTTCAATGAAGAGCAGACAAACCGGATCCGTCAGCGGATGAGGGAAATTACCGGTCAAGAGGTTGAAGTTTCTGTGGATGTTGATTCGAGCCTCATTGGAGGCATGTTGGTACAAATAGGCAGCCGTGTATTTGATGGAAGCGTTCGGGGAAGGCTTGAGGCTTTAACGGATCGTTTGGTGAAAGGGGCTTAA
- the atpA gene encoding F0F1 ATP synthase subunit alpha, whose product MQIRAGEITELIKQQIQDFEKRSDVQEVGTVLQVGDGIGKVYGLEGAMAGELLAFPGGVFGMVLNLEEDNVGAVLLGPDVGIKEGDLVKRTGRIAEVPVGEALVGRVVDALGQPVDGRGPIKTDQTRRLEVIAPGIVVRQSVKEPLQTGIKAIDAMIPVGRGQRELIIGDRQTGKTAVAVDTMINQKGQDVVCIYVAVGQKRSTVARVVKTLEDHGAMEYSIVVAATASEPAPLQFIAPYAGCAMGEFFRDNGKHALIIYDDLSKHAVAYRQLSLLLRRPPGREAFPGDVFYAHSRLLERAAKLSEKEGGGSLTALPIIETQAGDVSAYIPTNVISITDGQIYLGSDLFYSGIRPAINVGLSVSRVGGSAQIKGMKKVAGTLRLDLAQYREMAAFAQFGSELDKATQAQLARGVRMVELLKQDQYEPVPVELQILVIFAGTQGYLDDIPVEEVRPFEKRLVQHITDDHGDLRAELVKKKAMDDELTAKVKQILENFKKEYMASRV is encoded by the coding sequence ATGCAGATTAGGGCAGGTGAGATTACGGAGCTGATTAAACAGCAGATCCAGGATTTTGAAAAAAGGAGCGATGTTCAGGAGGTTGGAACCGTTCTTCAAGTGGGTGACGGGATTGGAAAAGTATATGGTTTGGAAGGTGCCATGGCCGGGGAGCTGTTGGCGTTTCCTGGAGGTGTTTTCGGGATGGTGCTGAACCTCGAAGAGGATAATGTGGGTGCGGTGTTACTTGGGCCGGATGTTGGAATTAAGGAGGGAGACCTGGTTAAGCGAACCGGAAGAATCGCAGAGGTACCCGTTGGAGAGGCCCTTGTTGGCCGCGTGGTGGATGCCCTGGGTCAACCTGTGGATGGGCGAGGTCCCATCAAAACCGATCAGACACGACGTTTGGAGGTGATCGCACCCGGAATTGTGGTTCGTCAGTCGGTGAAAGAACCTCTTCAAACGGGGATTAAAGCCATCGATGCTATGATTCCGGTTGGTAGAGGCCAGAGAGAGTTGATCATTGGTGATCGCCAGACCGGAAAAACCGCTGTTGCGGTGGATACCATGATTAATCAAAAAGGCCAGGATGTGGTTTGCATTTATGTGGCCGTGGGACAAAAACGATCCACCGTTGCCCGTGTGGTGAAGACACTTGAGGATCATGGCGCAATGGAATATTCCATTGTGGTGGCAGCAACTGCCAGTGAGCCAGCCCCTCTTCAATTTATTGCCCCTTATGCGGGGTGTGCCATGGGAGAATTTTTTCGGGATAACGGAAAGCATGCCTTAATCATTTATGATGATTTATCCAAACACGCTGTGGCCTACCGACAGCTTTCTCTCCTCTTAAGGCGTCCCCCGGGTCGGGAAGCTTTTCCCGGTGATGTGTTTTATGCCCATTCTCGTTTATTGGAGCGGGCCGCGAAACTCAGTGAAAAAGAAGGGGGAGGGTCCCTCACCGCGCTTCCAATCATTGAAACCCAAGCGGGAGACGTGTCTGCCTATATTCCCACCAATGTGATCTCAATTACCGATGGACAAATTTATTTGGGAAGCGATCTGTTCTATTCCGGAATCCGGCCAGCCATTAATGTGGGTCTTTCCGTTTCTCGTGTAGGAGGAAGTGCCCAGATCAAGGGGATGAAAAAGGTTGCCGGGACCCTGCGTTTGGATTTGGCCCAATACCGGGAGATGGCTGCCTTTGCTCAGTTTGGAAGTGAATTGGATAAAGCTACTCAAGCCCAATTGGCCCGGGGAGTTCGCATGGTTGAACTACTTAAGCAGGATCAGTATGAGCCGGTGCCGGTGGAGTTACAGATTCTGGTGATCTTTGCCGGAACCCAAGGGTATTTGGATGATATTCCGGTAGAGGAAGTCCGGCCATTTGAGAAGCGTTTGGTTCAGCATATCACGGATGATCACGGAGATCTTCGGGCGGAGTTGGTCAAGAAAAAAGCAATGGATGATGAATTGACCGCAAAGGTCAAACAGATTCTAGAAAATTTTAAAAAAGAATACATGGCCAGCCGGGTTTAA
- a CDS encoding Ig-like domain-containing protein: MYNCLSRRFFGQTRNITFFTLFLLSLIPISVFAGTYTVFGPEDIVRESKRSKVVSFHFSVPNPNISYILEVYNGGMEIEEDPADPVADAPPILKKPFFSWVSKKGDRHQPEFKHANSLLHWKKKALHFKREKFPFFFLQDRPYHLVSSANVILNGQKILVPRDFKRRVYFLEKPITAGIDNTLSIKLKGKPGSGLTLRIVGADNDPPVITATIDPLPNSSGWHNQHVTVTFHCEDTLSGVASCPDPVVVNEEGAGQIVGGTTEDKAGNTASTSVTIHLDRTPPVISASALPLPNSNGWNNTDVDVSFSGIDNLSGMDTVTPMKTVGTEGADQWVEGTAADLAGNVSHDSIRVNIDKTPPTLTKNISPVPNSSGWNNIDTIVNFIAVDGLSGVESHSPPVTLTTEGANQLINGTATDMAGNTETAQANINLDKTPPSINATVSPPPNPAGWNNTDVKVVFDASDALSGLSTVTPPAPIATEGMNQTVSGTAVDLAGNPATTTVSVNIDKTPPVLTLNSPNSNLATNQEILTVSGTAVDANIVSGVSISGYSVTMVGNSFQTNITLLEGENPVTALATDVADNSTALTRTVTFYKPISTFAPVPLSYVALPGKAYNVDVKEDFAFVAAGAEGLQVVNVSNRRSPFIVGSLKSTGTSIDVKVVGNLAFIANVGLGLWVVDISNPSNPVSLGSAPTVGGAFDVMVSGSRAMVVDGAGGLQVFDVTEPAHPFLLGSVPTPGTGRGVDISRTFAVVADGTAGVQIIDIQSPMNPQIVGTVDTPRNAQDVVVDGDTAFIADHTGSLQIVDFSDPYHPAIVGFTHQGVGGTLFDVAQSGYVVFGADAFFTNFVPMIDVSDPSHPAGLQGIDFSSFRADMGFGIAVDSRYVYVATQNPGAESRLYIGQYLDITDNGGISPMVILTSPSDGDTLVEGETIQLSAIAVDDILVKKVEFLVNGIVVTSDTTNPYQFDFTIPVGVSSLTIGARVVDHGGNIGLADGLNNNVMPDLKTTVVGRVVDSNGTPVSGATVTMAVGTSVVTEIDGIFLIPTVPTVLGDLVVKASATISGNRIKGVSSPFFPVAGGTTDIGDLVIVP; encoded by the coding sequence ATGTATAACTGTTTGTCCCGGAGGTTTTTTGGTCAAACAAGAAACATAACCTTTTTCACACTCTTTCTCCTTTCCCTTATTCCGATTTCTGTTTTTGCCGGTACTTATACTGTTTTCGGTCCCGAAGACATTGTGCGTGAATCAAAACGATCCAAGGTCGTCTCCTTTCATTTTTCGGTTCCCAATCCAAACATTTCCTATATTCTTGAGGTCTATAACGGAGGAATGGAGATAGAGGAAGATCCTGCCGATCCGGTGGCGGATGCCCCCCCCATTTTGAAAAAGCCGTTTTTTTCATGGGTTTCCAAAAAAGGTGATCGGCATCAACCTGAATTTAAACATGCCAATTCCCTTCTCCATTGGAAAAAAAAGGCGCTCCATTTCAAACGGGAAAAATTTCCGTTCTTTTTCCTCCAGGACAGGCCCTATCATCTGGTCTCTTCCGCAAATGTTATTTTAAACGGACAGAAAATCCTTGTTCCACGGGATTTTAAACGAAGGGTTTATTTTTTAGAAAAACCGATCACAGCGGGGATAGACAATACACTTTCAATCAAACTTAAAGGAAAACCTGGTTCAGGATTGACCCTCCGGATCGTCGGAGCGGACAATGATCCACCTGTGATTACAGCAACGATTGATCCTTTACCCAATTCCTCAGGCTGGCACAATCAGCATGTAACGGTGACCTTTCATTGTGAGGATACTCTCTCCGGCGTGGCCTCCTGTCCCGATCCGGTTGTAGTCAATGAAGAAGGCGCAGGGCAAATTGTAGGCGGAACCACGGAAGATAAAGCGGGGAATACTGCTTCCACAAGCGTGACCATTCATTTGGATAGGACCCCTCCGGTTATATCCGCTTCGGCTTTACCTTTACCCAATTCCAATGGCTGGAATAATACCGATGTGGATGTTTCATTCTCGGGGATAGATAATTTGTCCGGGATGGATACGGTTACGCCAATGAAAACGGTTGGAACCGAGGGAGCGGATCAGTGGGTGGAGGGAACAGCAGCAGACCTCGCTGGGAATGTTTCCCATGATTCCATCCGTGTCAATATCGATAAAACCCCGCCCACCCTTACAAAGAACATCTCCCCTGTTCCTAATTCATCGGGATGGAATAACATCGATACAATCGTTAATTTTATTGCCGTCGACGGTTTATCCGGGGTGGAATCCCATTCCCCTCCGGTGACGCTTACCACGGAAGGGGCAAACCAATTGATTAATGGAACGGCAACCGATATGGCAGGCAATACTGAAACGGCTCAGGCGAACATAAACCTGGACAAAACACCGCCTTCTATCAATGCCACGGTCTCCCCCCCCCCAAATCCTGCAGGATGGAACAATACCGATGTGAAGGTGGTTTTTGATGCCTCTGATGCTTTATCGGGTTTGAGCACGGTGACACCCCCAGCTCCTATTGCCACCGAAGGGATGAATCAAACCGTTTCAGGAACCGCCGTTGATTTAGCGGGTAATCCTGCCACCACGACGGTTTCGGTCAATATCGATAAAACCCCCCCGGTGCTCACCTTGAATTCGCCCAATTCGAATCTTGCCACCAACCAGGAGATCCTCACGGTTTCAGGAACGGCGGTTGATGCTAATATCGTTTCTGGGGTTTCCATTAGTGGATACAGTGTAACAATGGTAGGGAATTCTTTTCAAACTAATATCACCCTTTTGGAGGGGGAAAACCCGGTTACGGCTCTTGCCACCGACGTTGCGGATAACAGCACAGCCCTGACCCGTACGGTGACGTTCTATAAACCCATCAGTACTTTTGCACCAGTCCCCCTCTCCTATGTGGCACTTCCGGGTAAGGCGTATAATGTGGACGTAAAAGAGGATTTTGCATTTGTGGCCGCCGGTGCAGAAGGGCTTCAGGTGGTTAATGTGTCGAACCGTCGTTCTCCCTTTATTGTTGGTTCTTTGAAGTCCACTGGGACTTCAATTGATGTCAAGGTCGTAGGCAATCTTGCTTTTATTGCCAATGTGGGTCTCGGACTTTGGGTTGTGGATATTTCCAATCCTTCAAACCCCGTATCCCTGGGTTCAGCGCCAACCGTAGGCGGAGCATTTGATGTGATGGTTTCCGGTTCTCGTGCAATGGTGGTGGATGGTGCAGGGGGCTTACAGGTTTTTGATGTGACCGAACCCGCTCATCCTTTTCTGTTGGGATCGGTTCCCACCCCAGGAACGGGAAGAGGCGTAGATATTTCCAGAACTTTTGCCGTGGTGGCAGATGGGACAGCGGGGGTCCAAATTATCGATATTCAATCCCCCATGAACCCTCAAATTGTGGGAACGGTGGATACTCCCAGGAATGCACAAGATGTGGTGGTGGATGGGGACACTGCTTTCATTGCCGACCATACGGGAAGTCTTCAAATCGTTGATTTTTCCGATCCCTATCATCCGGCCATCGTCGGTTTTACCCATCAAGGAGTGGGAGGCACTTTATTTGACGTGGCCCAGTCGGGCTATGTGGTTTTTGGGGCAGATGCGTTTTTCACCAATTTTGTTCCTATGATCGATGTCTCCGATCCTTCCCATCCAGCAGGTCTTCAGGGAATCGATTTCTCTTCTTTCCGTGCGGACATGGGCTTTGGTATTGCCGTGGATAGTCGATACGTTTATGTAGCCACGCAAAACCCCGGGGCAGAATCTCGTTTATATATTGGCCAGTACCTGGATATTACAGATAACGGAGGTATTTCTCCCATGGTCATCCTTACTTCGCCCAGTGATGGAGATACCCTTGTGGAGGGAGAAACCATTCAACTTTCAGCCATTGCGGTGGATGATATTCTGGTGAAAAAAGTGGAATTTTTAGTGAACGGGATAGTAGTAACCTCCGATACCACCAATCCCTACCAGTTTGATTTCACAATACCGGTGGGCGTCTCAAGCCTTACAATCGGAGCCCGAGTTGTGGATCATGGAGGTAACATCGGATTGGCAGATGGCCTCAACAACAACGTTATGCCGGACCTTAAAACAACCGTCGTGGGAAGAGTTGTGGATTCCAACGGTACTCCAGTATCCGGGGCCACCGTGACAATGGCGGTCGGAACCTCGGTGGTGACCGAAATAGATGGGATCTTTTTAATTCCAACTGTTCCAACTGTATTGGGTGATTTGGTGGTGAAAGCGTCCGCCACCATAAGTGGAAATCGAATTAAGGGTGTGTCCAGTCCCTTCTTCCCGGTGGCCGGAGGAACCACCGATATAGGGGATTTGGTAATTGTTCCTTAG
- the atpG gene encoding ATP synthase F1 subunit gamma — MPSLQQIRRRISSVKNTQQITKAMKMVAAAKLRRAQDRVVEARPYAQRMALLLQGLVGRVNRNLHPMLNRQEGSRLEVLLVTADRGLCGGFNGNLVRKAAEVVRQKRAEGNEVSLNIVGRKGRDFFRRREIPIRKATVGIFDRLGYEHAVELGTDLTQAYGEEKFQEVHLIYNEFKSAISQKVIVKQLLPIDPPSGEVSLGGGTLFEPSEEDILKMLLPRYIEGQVFQALLESSASEQGARMVAMDSATRNAREMISKLTLYFNKARQATITKELMDIVGGAEALK; from the coding sequence ATGCCGAGTTTACAGCAAATTCGCCGCAGAATATCCAGCGTTAAAAATACACAACAGATTACCAAGGCAATGAAGATGGTGGCTGCCGCCAAATTAAGGCGGGCACAGGACCGTGTGGTTGAGGCCCGGCCTTATGCTCAGCGGATGGCATTACTGTTGCAGGGTTTGGTGGGGAGGGTGAACCGGAATCTTCACCCCATGTTGAATCGCCAGGAAGGGAGTCGGTTAGAAGTTTTATTGGTCACGGCGGACCGTGGGTTATGCGGTGGTTTCAATGGGAATTTAGTTCGAAAAGCGGCAGAGGTAGTACGACAGAAAAGAGCGGAAGGGAATGAGGTTTCATTAAACATCGTGGGTAGAAAAGGACGGGATTTTTTCCGAAGAAGGGAGATTCCCATCCGAAAAGCGACGGTAGGAATTTTTGACCGGTTGGGATATGAGCATGCGGTTGAGCTTGGAACCGATTTAACCCAGGCCTACGGGGAAGAAAAATTTCAGGAAGTCCATCTCATCTATAACGAATTCAAATCGGCCATTTCCCAAAAAGTAATCGTGAAACAACTGCTTCCCATTGATCCCCCTTCAGGAGAGGTTTCCCTGGGTGGAGGAACTTTGTTTGAGCCCTCTGAAGAAGATATTTTAAAAATGCTCCTTCCCCGATACATTGAGGGGCAGGTGTTTCAGGCCCTTTTGGAATCATCGGCTAGTGAGCAAGGGGCGCGTATGGTGGCCATGGATTCAGCAACCCGTAATGCCAGGGAGATGATTTCTAAATTAACCCTGTATTTCAATAAAGCCAGGCAGGCCACCATTACCAAGGAATTAATGGATATCGTGGGAGGCGCTGAGGCGTTAAAATAG
- the atpD gene encoding F0F1 ATP synthase subunit beta, protein MNKGHIVQVIGPVVDVEFPIKKLPNIFNALQIKLKGDGKKAPAQLVLEVAQHLGENRVRGIAMSSTDGLVRGMEVLDTGAPISVPVGPEVLGRIVNVLGEPIDQMGPVGAKKTYPIHRPAPSYEDQQTSTEIFETGIKVVDLLEPYSRGGKTGLFGGAGVGKTVIIMELIHNCATEHGGYSVFAGVGERTREGNDLWMEMKESGVISKAALVYGQMNEPPGARLRVGLSGLTVAEYFRDEENQDVLLFIDNIFRFTQAGSEVSALLGRMPSAVGYQPTLSTEMGTLQERITTTKKGSITSVQAIYVPADDLTDPAPATAFAHLDATTVLSRQLAELGIYPAVDPLDSTSRILDPKIVGDEHYKVARDVQGILQRYKDLQDIIAILGMDELSEEDKLVVARARKIQRFLSQPFFVAEAFTGTPGRYVKLKDSIRGFKEIVEGKYDDLPEQAFYMVGTIEEVIEKAERLKS, encoded by the coding sequence ATGAATAAGGGACATATTGTTCAGGTCATTGGCCCAGTGGTGGATGTGGAGTTTCCAATTAAAAAACTCCCCAACATTTTTAATGCCCTTCAAATCAAACTTAAGGGAGACGGCAAAAAAGCCCCGGCGCAACTGGTTTTAGAAGTGGCCCAGCATTTGGGGGAAAACCGTGTGCGCGGGATCGCCATGTCCTCAACCGATGGGTTGGTGAGGGGAATGGAAGTGTTGGACACCGGGGCGCCGATCAGTGTTCCTGTGGGTCCCGAGGTTTTAGGAAGAATTGTGAATGTTCTGGGGGAGCCCATTGATCAAATGGGTCCCGTGGGGGCTAAAAAAACCTATCCCATTCACCGGCCCGCCCCTTCCTATGAAGATCAACAGACCTCTACGGAAATATTTGAAACGGGAATCAAGGTGGTTGATCTTTTAGAGCCTTACTCCAGGGGTGGAAAAACCGGTCTTTTTGGCGGGGCAGGAGTGGGAAAAACTGTTATTATTATGGAGCTGATTCACAACTGTGCCACCGAGCATGGTGGTTACTCGGTCTTTGCGGGTGTGGGGGAGAGGACCCGTGAGGGAAACGACCTTTGGATGGAGATGAAAGAGTCAGGTGTGATCAGCAAAGCGGCACTGGTTTATGGACAGATGAATGAGCCCCCGGGAGCAAGACTCCGGGTGGGGTTGTCCGGCCTTACTGTTGCGGAATATTTCCGGGATGAAGAAAATCAGGATGTGCTGCTTTTTATCGATAATATTTTTCGATTTACCCAGGCGGGATCAGAAGTTTCCGCACTTTTAGGGCGAATGCCGTCGGCGGTGGGTTATCAACCGACCCTTTCCACCGAAATGGGGACCTTGCAGGAACGTATTACAACTACAAAAAAAGGGTCCATTACATCCGTTCAAGCCATCTATGTTCCCGCCGATGATTTGACGGATCCCGCTCCTGCAACCGCCTTTGCTCATTTGGATGCAACCACCGTGTTGTCCCGTCAATTGGCGGAGCTGGGGATATACCCCGCCGTGGATCCCTTGGACTCCACTTCCCGAATTTTGGATCCGAAAATTGTAGGGGATGAACATTATAAAGTTGCCAGAGACGTTCAGGGAATTCTTCAGCGGTATAAAGATTTACAGGATATTATCGCTATTCTGGGGATGGATGAACTCTCCGAAGAGGATAAACTGGTGGTGGCCCGTGCACGAAAGATCCAACGGTTTCTGTCCCAGCCTTTCTTTGTTGCGGAGGCTTTTACGGGAACCCCTGGGCGGTATGTGAAACTCAAGGATTCCATTCGAGGCTTCAAAGAGATTGTAGAAGGGAAATATGATGATCTTCCGGAGCAGGCCTTTTATATGGTTGGGACCATTGAAGAGGTTATTGAGAAAGCGGAACGTTTAAAAAGTTAA